A stretch of the Malus sylvestris chromosome 10, drMalSylv7.2, whole genome shotgun sequence genome encodes the following:
- the LOC126586467 gene encoding uncharacterized protein LOC126586467, which produces MSEIYGQLLPLISMSLESGHEPAVKLLQCLAVVSFFGATNSEETETAMQVVWNFISAPESAKELLPEVLVAGIYSWMFLLTSMEGWRLSYNYWNGAISYFCNRLEHGDKSVCVAATEALALIFETGSLDKFWRSEEKVPSSIKYSDLQQLLTENVLTKLKSVYPNMRGDVNATKKVRQIMIYFQNFCCPGASVAVNGIDLKLSSWYQMIQWQFLKGFIADGFELHMKENEKLWRVFNFDPYEVAEVGEELYASTTDKSRTRFFLPKERDPYLLTKEATKKERVWRNSHLDKARTQLMNKQRRLSQELNSWI; this is translated from the coding sequence ATGTCCGAAATCTACGGACAGTTGCTTCCCCTGATTTCCATGTCTCTGGAATCGGGACATGAACCGGCGGTGAAGCTGCTGCAATGCTTGGCTGTTGTGAGTTTCTTTGGTGCAACTAACTCGGAGGAGACTGAAACTGCAATGCAGGTTGTTTGGAATTTTATCAGTGCTCCAGAATCTGCGAAAGAGCTTTTGCCAGAGGTTCTGGTTGCCGGAATATATTCTTGGATGTTTCTTCTTACAAGCATGGAGGGATGGCGGCTCAGCTACAACTACTGGAATGGGGCGATTTCTTACTTCTGTAATCGGTTAGAGCACGGCGATAAATCAGTATGTGTGGCGGCTACTGAAGCTCTAGCTTTGATATTTGAGACTGGTAGTTTGGACAAGTTCTGGAGATCTGAAGAAAAGGTTCCGAGCTCGATCAAGTATTCGGATTTGCAACAATTGCTGACAGAGAATGTTTTGACGAAACTCAAGTCTGTTTACCCAAACATGAGAGGTGATGTGAATGCTACGAAGAAAGTCCGCCAAATTATGATTTATTTTCAGAATTTTTGCTGCCCGGGAGCATCTGTAGCGGTCAATGGGATTGATCTGAAGTTATCGTCTTGGTACCAGATGATTCAGTGGCAGTTTTTGAAGGGTTTTATAGCTGATGGGTTTGAACTACATATGAAGGAAAATGAGAAGCTGTGGAGGGTGTTCAATTTTGATCCATACGAAGTCGCCGAGGTTGGTGAAGAATTGTATGCGTCTACTACTGATAAGAGCAGGACCCGTTTCTTTTTACCGAAAGAAAGAGATCCGTACTTGCTAACGAAGGAAGCTACAAAGAAGGAGAGGGTTTGGAGGAACTCTCATTTAGACAAGGCGAGAACGCAGTTGATGAACAAACAACGCCGTTTGTCGCAGGAACTGAACAGCTGGATCTAG